One genomic region from Melioribacteraceae bacterium encodes:
- the carA gene encoding glutamine-hydrolyzing carbamoyl-phosphate synthase small subunit — translation MNKQTAQKNRAKLILKDGTFFEGNLFGNHKSVAGEVVFNTGMVGYPETLTDPSYRGQILVMTYPLVGNYGIPELKSSDDIPSNFESNRIQIQGLIVSEHSDSFSHWNAIQSLSEWLKKYQIPGISGIDTRQLTKILREHGTMLGKIVTGNDKIDYYDPDFDNLISKVTVRKKETYGNGSIKIMLIDCGCKKSILTNLLNRDVIVTRVPYDYNFEGETFDGVVISNGPGNPAVYKELVESAKKLLKRQIPVLGICMGHQILSLAAGAKTYKLKYGHRSQNQPVKEVNSNKCYVTSQNHSFAVDTKSLPRGWEPWFENLNDYSNEGVRHEKLPFRSVQFHPEAAPGPVDTSFIFDEFLNDIK, via the coding sequence TTGAATAAACAAACCGCACAAAAAAACCGGGCAAAGCTTATACTGAAGGACGGCACCTTCTTCGAAGGCAATCTTTTCGGCAATCATAAATCTGTTGCCGGAGAGGTAGTATTTAATACCGGAATGGTAGGTTACCCCGAGACATTAACAGACCCTTCTTATCGCGGTCAAATACTAGTAATGACATACCCGCTTGTGGGCAATTACGGTATACCCGAATTAAAGTCGTCTGATGATATACCTTCTAATTTTGAATCGAACAGAATTCAGATACAGGGACTCATCGTATCGGAGCACTCGGATTCCTTCAGTCACTGGAATGCCATTCAGAGTCTGTCCGAATGGTTAAAGAAATATCAGATCCCTGGAATTTCCGGAATTGACACCCGGCAGCTTACAAAAATCCTGAGGGAACACGGAACGATGTTAGGTAAAATTGTTACCGGCAACGATAAAATTGATTATTACGATCCAGATTTCGATAATCTTATTTCTAAAGTTACAGTTAGAAAAAAAGAAACTTACGGCAACGGCAGCATTAAGATTATGCTTATCGATTGCGGATGCAAAAAAAGTATACTTACAAACCTGCTTAATAGAGATGTAATCGTTACCAGAGTTCCATATGATTACAATTTCGAAGGTGAAACTTTTGATGGTGTGGTAATTTCAAACGGACCGGGTAATCCGGCAGTTTATAAAGAGCTGGTTGAATCAGCAAAAAAATTATTGAAGCGGCAGATCCCCGTTCTCGGAATCTGTATGGGTCATCAAATCCTTTCACTGGCTGCCGGGGCAAAAACATACAAACTAAAATACGGTCACAGAAGTCAGAATCAACCCGTTAAAGAAGTCAATTCAAACAAATGCTATGTAACTTCTCAGAACCATAGTTTTGCAGTTGATACAAAATCTCTTCCGCGCGGCTGGGAACCTTGGTTCGAAAACCTGAACGATTATTCTAATGAAGGAGTCCGTCATGAGAAACTTCCGTTCAGAAGCGTTCAGTTCCATCCCGAAGCGGCGCCGGGGCCTGTAGATACTTCATTTATCTTTGATGAATTTTTGAATGATATAAAGTAG
- a CDS encoding DUF6132 family protein: protein MKLDKYFIVKKILPVLGGAVLGYAYYFFIGCHSGTCPITSNPFISTFYGALIAAILVLPSGKKNEQPEENK, encoded by the coding sequence ATGAAACTGGATAAATATTTTATTGTTAAGAAAATACTGCCGGTTCTGGGAGGAGCGGTTTTAGGCTACGCTTATTATTTCTTTATTGGCTGCCATAGCGGAACCTGTCCCATTACAAGCAATCCTTTTATATCAACTTTCTACGGCGCATTAATTGCCGCAATACTTGTCTTACCATCAGGAAAGAAGAATGAGCAGCCGGAAGAAAATAAGTAA
- a CDS encoding DUF4249 family protein — translation MKKLLIFLTGIASIISFISCDDEVSPKADFQDLYVLSCVIRTDTNYQAATVSHSYDIEGFNPLESTNDPFIRGAKIKVFYNNTVYNFRDTAITRSGDSRFKTPMNIYYLKGLQPQYSLPIRIEAEMPDGRILSAESEIISVLSVFLTTTTTTISSQTSTSKINFSWGELLLAPGSRGVYYAPELVILYTHDKNGVIEKKQKKVPLYYANLETGELPIYPQIQSGIKNAGFEMEAIKKAIVEIAEGDQDKSGYKIEKALFRLLIMDAGLATYYAIQKTFLDEFSVRVNQPDATNIRGGLGVFGTYTIKQLEVQLTPDFIKSLGYN, via the coding sequence ATGAAAAAACTATTAATTTTTCTAACCGGTATAGCGTCTATAATCTCCTTTATTTCGTGTGACGATGAAGTCAGTCCAAAAGCAGACTTTCAGGATCTATACGTGCTTAGCTGCGTAATCAGAACCGATACAAACTACCAGGCTGCTACTGTATCGCATTCTTATGATATTGAGGGATTCAATCCTCTCGAAAGTACTAATGACCCTTTCATAAGGGGAGCAAAGATAAAAGTATTTTACAATAATACAGTTTATAATTTCCGCGATACCGCAATTACCAGAAGCGGAGATTCGAGATTCAAAACTCCTATGAACATTTACTACCTTAAAGGGCTTCAGCCTCAATACAGCCTGCCGATCCGGATTGAAGCTGAAATGCCGGACGGGAGAATATTGAGTGCGGAAAGCGAGATTATTTCCGTATTATCGGTTTTTCTTACAACCACCACTACTACTATATCCTCTCAAACTTCAACGAGTAAAATTAATTTCAGCTGGGGTGAACTTCTTCTCGCACCCGGAAGCCGGGGTGTTTATTACGCTCCCGAACTGGTAATTCTATATACTCATGACAAAAACGGAGTGATTGAAAAAAAACAGAAGAAGGTTCCTCTTTATTATGCTAATCTTGAAACAGGAGAATTGCCGATCTATCCGCAAATTCAGTCGGGTATTAAAAACGCCGGATTTGAAATGGAGGCAATTAAAAAAGCGATTGTTGAAATAGCCGAAGGGGATCAGGATAAGAGCGGTTACAAAATTGAAAAAGCGCTTTTCCGGCTTCTGATAATGGATGCAGGCTTGGCAACTTATTATGCGATTCAGAAAACTTTTCTGGACGAGTTTTCTGTCCGGGTGAATCAGCCGGACGCTACTAATATAAGAGGCGGACTTGGGGTATTTGGAACATATACAATAAAACAGCTCGAGGTTCAACTCACTCCGGATTTTATAAAATCACTCGGCTACAATTAA
- a CDS encoding thioredoxin family protein, whose translation MYLDEKIRAELAAQLSVLTKKVQIVFFTQEIECQYCKETRAILTELSEVSDKLLLDVKNFVVDKDEALKYGVDKIPATVLLDENGKDYGIRFYGIPSGYEFASLLEDIKMLGTGETGFPQDLVDSIKQIENEVHMQVFVTPTCPYCPQAVVTAHKFSYLNDKIKGDMVEATEFPHLSNKYNVRGVPRTVINENTFIEGAAPEQMVLDKVKEALKSVTA comes from the coding sequence ATGTATCTTGATGAAAAAATCAGAGCCGAATTAGCAGCTCAGCTTTCGGTTCTTACAAAAAAAGTTCAAATTGTATTCTTTACGCAGGAAATCGAATGCCAGTACTGCAAGGAGACCAGAGCAATTCTGACCGAACTTTCTGAAGTGTCCGATAAGCTTCTTCTGGATGTAAAGAATTTTGTTGTTGATAAAGATGAAGCGTTGAAGTATGGCGTTGATAAAATTCCCGCCACCGTTCTGCTTGATGAAAACGGTAAAGACTATGGAATTAGATTTTACGGAATTCCGAGCGGTTACGAATTTGCGTCTCTCCTGGAGGATATTAAAATGCTCGGTACCGGTGAAACCGGATTTCCGCAGGATCTTGTTGATAGCATCAAACAAATTGAAAACGAAGTCCATATGCAGGTGTTTGTAACCCCGACATGTCCCTACTGTCCGCAGGCAGTTGTAACAGCCCATAAGTTCTCATATCTTAACGACAAAATAAAAGGGGATATGGTAGAGGCGACCGAATTTCCTCATCTGTCCAATAAATACAATGTTCGCGGTGTTCCCAGAACAGTTATTAACGAGAATACGTTTATTGAAGGTGCCGCACCGGAACAAATGGTTCTGGATAAAGTTAAAGAAGCATTAAAAAGTGTGACTGCATGA
- the carB gene encoding carbamoyl-phosphate synthase (glutamine-hydrolyzing) large subunit: MKHKKILIIGSSALKIGEAGEFDYSGSQAIKALKEEGIYTVLINPNIATIQTSDYLADKVYLLPINTHYVERVIIKEKPDGIILGFGGQTALNCGLALHREGILKKYKVQVLGTQIDAIENTEDRQLFCNKLSEIDVKFPQSKAVNSVEDAIEYAAKIGYPVIIRIAYALGGLGSGICRNKAEVKKLASKALSYSSQILVEEYLEGWKEIEYEVVRDRYDNCITVCNMENLDPMGIHTGESIVVAPSQTLSNNEYHMLREVAIKTIRHLGIVGECNIQYALDPESEDYRVIEVNARLSRSSALASKATGYPLAFIAAKLALGFGLHELPNSVTKTTKAFFEPALDYIVVKVPRWDLKKFRLVKRRLGSSMKSVGEVMAIGRKFEEAIQKAMRMLDIGVEGLTASRTKVEFEELEEALRNPTEERIFAVIQALKQGYSVEWIHSLTHINKWFLHKIRNIAEIEKKISEIGKLSKELLLEAKQHGFSDRQIANVIGKDAHDIYLQRKKFGISPFIQHIDTLAAEYPAKTNYLYLSYNSSIHDFDFKLKNSVAIIGSGPYRIGSSVEFDWCCVNTVKTLRSLGYKTVMINCNPETVSTDYDESDALFFEELTTETIWEIYDAIKARGVIVSMGGQTPNNLALKLHKVGIKILGTSPESIDKAEDRSKFSEMLDELGIEQPEWSKLSTLQDALLFANKVGYPVLVRPSYVLSGAAMAIATDDMELTKFLQKAVDVSPEQPVVISKFLVNAKELEFDAVAQNGEIVCSAISEHVENAGVHSGDATLVLPAQRTYLETMRQIKKFSSDISKSLNINGPFNIQFLAKDNKVKVIECNLRASRSFPFVSKTLKKNFIDVAARVIIGRKVEPLSDNIFKFDYVGVKAPEFSFTRLEGADPTTGVEMASTGEVACLGDDFDEAFLKALAAVGYRFPIKSILISSGTIESKSELLEPARQLLKLGVSFYATPGTAKFMKANGIPVETLEWPLSGKSQNSVDILKSGKIDLVINIPKNFQADELTNDYMIRRTAVDYKIPLITNRQLAMRLAEALTNKDPRNLEIKSWDQY; the protein is encoded by the coding sequence ATGAAACACAAAAAAATTTTAATAATCGGAAGTTCAGCTTTAAAAATAGGCGAGGCGGGTGAATTCGATTACTCCGGTTCCCAGGCAATTAAAGCGCTAAAGGAAGAAGGAATATATACAGTTCTGATCAATCCGAACATTGCGACAATTCAAACATCCGATTATCTGGCCGATAAAGTATATCTTCTGCCGATCAATACGCATTACGTAGAAAGAGTGATAATAAAAGAGAAACCCGACGGAATAATACTCGGGTTCGGCGGACAGACCGCGCTTAACTGCGGACTTGCACTGCATAGAGAAGGGATTCTAAAAAAGTATAAAGTTCAGGTACTTGGTACACAGATCGACGCGATTGAAAATACCGAGGACCGCCAGCTTTTCTGTAACAAACTTTCGGAGATCGATGTTAAATTCCCGCAGAGCAAAGCTGTTAACTCTGTTGAAGATGCAATCGAATACGCCGCAAAAATCGGTTATCCGGTAATTATCCGGATTGCTTATGCACTTGGCGGACTCGGCTCGGGTATCTGCAGAAACAAAGCCGAGGTTAAAAAACTTGCTTCGAAGGCCCTTTCATATTCCTCGCAGATTCTTGTGGAAGAATATCTTGAAGGATGGAAAGAGATCGAATACGAGGTTGTACGCGACAGATACGATAATTGCATTACCGTCTGCAATATGGAAAACCTGGATCCGATGGGAATTCATACGGGTGAAAGTATTGTTGTAGCTCCGAGTCAAACTCTATCGAATAATGAATATCATATGTTGAGAGAGGTTGCTATAAAAACTATCCGGCACCTTGGAATAGTCGGCGAGTGCAACATACAATATGCACTTGATCCTGAATCGGAGGATTATAGAGTAATTGAAGTTAATGCACGTCTCTCCAGAAGTTCTGCCCTTGCTTCAAAGGCTACGGGTTATCCGCTGGCATTCATTGCTGCAAAGCTGGCTCTCGGTTTCGGATTACACGAGCTCCCTAATTCAGTTACCAAAACCACCAAAGCATTTTTCGAACCGGCTCTCGATTATATTGTCGTTAAAGTTCCGCGGTGGGACTTAAAAAAATTCAGACTTGTAAAACGCCGTCTCGGTTCATCAATGAAATCCGTCGGCGAAGTTATGGCGATTGGAAGAAAGTTTGAAGAGGCCATCCAGAAAGCGATGAGAATGCTCGATATCGGTGTGGAAGGATTAACCGCAAGCAGAACCAAGGTTGAATTCGAAGAGCTTGAAGAGGCTCTGCGGAATCCGACAGAGGAAAGAATTTTTGCCGTTATACAGGCGCTTAAACAGGGCTACTCGGTTGAATGGATTCATTCTTTAACCCACATTAACAAATGGTTCCTGCATAAAATCCGGAATATTGCTGAAATCGAAAAGAAAATTTCAGAAATTGGAAAACTAAGCAAAGAACTCCTCCTGGAAGCTAAACAGCATGGATTTTCCGACAGGCAGATTGCCAACGTAATAGGAAAAGACGCTCACGATATTTATCTGCAGCGTAAAAAATTCGGTATCAGTCCGTTTATTCAGCATATCGATACACTTGCCGCAGAATATCCCGCAAAAACAAATTATCTGTATCTATCGTACAACAGCTCAATACATGATTTCGATTTCAAATTAAAAAACAGTGTGGCAATAATCGGTTCCGGTCCTTATAGAATCGGAAGCTCTGTCGAATTCGACTGGTGCTGTGTAAATACGGTAAAGACACTTCGTTCGCTCGGTTATAAAACAGTAATGATTAACTGTAATCCTGAAACGGTAAGCACCGATTACGATGAGTCCGATGCCCTCTTTTTTGAGGAGCTTACCACCGAAACAATCTGGGAAATATACGATGCGATTAAAGCGAGAGGCGTTATCGTATCCATGGGCGGACAGACTCCAAATAATCTTGCTCTCAAGCTTCATAAAGTCGGTATTAAAATACTCGGAACATCACCTGAATCGATCGACAAAGCAGAGGACAGGAGCAAATTTTCTGAAATGCTCGACGAACTCGGAATTGAACAGCCGGAATGGAGTAAATTATCGACTCTCCAGGATGCTCTCCTCTTTGCCAATAAGGTCGGCTACCCGGTACTTGTAAGGCCCTCTTATGTTCTAAGCGGTGCCGCAATGGCAATTGCAACAGATGATATGGAGCTCACAAAGTTTTTACAGAAAGCAGTGGATGTATCACCCGAACAGCCCGTTGTAATATCTAAATTTCTTGTAAACGCAAAAGAACTTGAATTCGATGCGGTCGCACAGAACGGAGAGATTGTCTGTTCGGCTATTTCGGAACACGTTGAGAATGCAGGTGTCCATTCCGGTGATGCAACGCTCGTGCTTCCGGCTCAGCGGACATACCTGGAAACTATGAGACAGATAAAAAAATTCTCTTCGGACATTTCAAAGTCGCTCAACATCAACGGTCCTTTTAACATTCAGTTTTTAGCAAAGGATAATAAAGTAAAAGTGATTGAATGTAATTTAAGAGCATCGCGGAGTTTTCCTTTCGTTTCTAAAACACTGAAGAAAAATTTTATTGATGTGGCTGCCAGAGTGATAATCGGCCGAAAAGTTGAACCTCTTTCGGACAACATTTTCAAATTCGATTATGTCGGCGTAAAAGCCCCGGAGTTTTCTTTCACGCGTCTTGAAGGAGCCGACCCGACAACAGGAGTTGAAATGGCTTCAACAGGGGAGGTTGCCTGTCTGGGTGATGATTTCGACGAGGCTTTCCTGAAAGCTCTCGCCGCGGTCGGCTACAGATTTCCTATTAAATCGATATTGATTTCATCCGGAACGATCGAATCGAAATCCGAACTCCTTGAACCGGCCCGCCAGCTTCTGAAGCTCGGAGTCAGTTTTTATGCAACACCCGGTACGGCTAAATTCATGAAGGCAAACGGAATTCCGGTGGAAACTCTTGAGTGGCCTTTGAGCGGTAAATCCCAGAACTCCGTCGATATACTCAAATCCGGTAAAATCGATCTCGTTATAAATATTCCTAAAAATTTCCAGGCCGACGAATTAACAAATGATTATATGATCCGCCGCACCGCTGTTGATTATAAAATTCCTCTTATTACAAACAGGCAGCTGGCAATGCGGCTTGCAGAAGCTCTGACTAACAAAGATCCCCGGAATCTTGAAATTAAAAGCTGGGATCAGTATTAA
- a CDS encoding TlpA disulfide reductase family protein codes for MNNPKQKIDDKKAGLTKKQRSWIYSGFFVGLILLLFVVNNTGSEPEQGPYPPNYQPAGQSKSVIAPDFTLPTSDGKKLKLSDYKGKVVILDFWATWCPPCRKGIPDLVELKKKYGSKGVEIIGISVDQETKPDVVPFIKDYGINYPVVYGNTSVYQQYGGIRAIPTSFIVDKEGKIVASYEGLISKEAYEDHIKKLL; via the coding sequence ATGAATAATCCGAAACAAAAAATAGATGACAAAAAAGCCGGACTTACAAAAAAACAGAGAAGCTGGATTTACTCAGGTTTTTTTGTTGGTCTTATACTTCTTCTTTTCGTAGTTAACAATACAGGCAGCGAACCAGAACAGGGTCCATATCCCCCTAATTATCAGCCGGCCGGACAGTCCAAATCTGTTATAGCTCCCGATTTTACTCTGCCTACAAGCGATGGTAAAAAATTGAAACTCTCTGACTATAAAGGGAAGGTTGTTATTCTTGATTTCTGGGCAACCTGGTGCCCGCCCTGCCGTAAAGGCATTCCGGACCTCGTAGAGTTGAAGAAAAAGTACGGGTCTAAGGGCGTTGAAATAATCGGTATTTCGGTTGATCAGGAAACTAAACCGGACGTTGTTCCATTCATTAAAGATTATGGAATTAATTACCCGGTTGTTTACGGCAACACAAGTGTTTATCAGCAGTACGGTGGTATAAGGGCAATACCAACTTCATTTATTGTTGATAAAGAAGGGAAAATTGTCGCCAGCTACGAAGGCCTGATCTCCAAAGAAGCATACGAAGATCATATTAAAAAGTTATTGTGA
- a CDS encoding septal ring lytic transglycosylase RlpA family protein, with the protein MKYIKAAVIAALFSKSAGTSLFKLRQVGERETAPFAILKQSGIRFINFKLFCVVLFFISFLFGCAPAPRFTTHKIEPPDSTNRPLEDLNRYDDYPVLESVEGIASFYADKYHGRITYNGEVYDMNGISAAHQTYPMETIIRVTNLSNDRSVILRINDRMPYWEDRIIDLSLGTAKELDFIEKGLTRVRIDVLKWGEGKK; encoded by the coding sequence ATGAAATATATTAAAGCGGCAGTAATTGCTGCCTTGTTCAGTAAGTCGGCTGGTACTTCGCTGTTCAAGTTGCGGCAAGTAGGGGAGCGGGAAACCGCTCCCTTTGCCATTTTAAAACAGTCCGGTATCAGGTTTATCAATTTTAAATTGTTCTGCGTCGTTCTTTTTTTTATTTCCTTCCTTTTCGGTTGTGCACCGGCTCCGCGGTTTACTACCCATAAAATTGAACCCCCCGATAGTACTAACAGACCGCTCGAAGATTTAAACAGATACGATGATTATCCCGTACTTGAATCAGTTGAGGGAATCGCATCCTTTTATGCCGATAAATATCACGGCAGAATAACTTATAACGGAGAAGTATATGATATGAACGGGATATCAGCAGCACACCAGACTTACCCTATGGAAACAATTATCCGGGTTACAAACCTTTCAAACGACAGAAGCGTTATACTTAGAATTAACGACAGAATGCCGTACTGGGAGGACAGGATAATCGACTTATCTCTCGGTACAGCCAAAGAACTCGATTTTATTGAAAAGGGATTAACCAGGGTAAGAATAGACGTTTTGAAATGGGGTGAGGGGAAAAAATAA
- a CDS encoding TonB-dependent receptor produces the protein MKKTVIILLLIFVPVLHAQYRGILRGFVADSTSGEVLPYANIYIPEINRGASTDHRGFFIMASIPHDQILTVKISYIGYQPKEILIRAEPYGVTDVKVLLQPASIQLQTIEKIGERVAKENATDLSLQKLAIRDIETLPKGVELDIFRALQNLPGVQTAGDVSARFYVRGSSSNQNLVLLDNVPIYNPFHALGIFSAIDPDMVSTVEFYKGGFPAEYSSRLSSVLKVVTRDGNRNNISAKGSLSLLTAKGLIEGPIPNGSFIASFRKNYSDQILKKFRNNNTIPADFYDFFAKVNYSDNEFLEDSKFTLSFFHSSDKVLNDNVKREDFKWSNTTLNLNYFQISDSPLLYQVEVGMSEFNGERIPNESGAKGVTNRIYDVIMRMDFSYVYDSKDELSGGFKISEVKTKLLLENFRGQINNAGSNGTSISAYLRYKFLRYSNFGTDFGTRVNVTRLAGGGQSYFMEPRMSLTYRFIPELAFKSSWGIFMQDLVTVSDENEVVTIFEPWIITPLYLKPSSAIHYISGFEFTPNPFFSINIEGYYKILKNISILNENKYFPFDNDLVAGKGEAYGLEFQTRYMNTPVNLSASYSLAYAFKEVDGVRYYPRYDSRHTVNLSMEYDFGKGWLASAMWTYSSGMPFTQIAGYYERLTIDDLQSSGSFIDSFNPFILLSEKNVGRLPDYHRLDLSLSKKFQIGDIKLYLDVSALNVYNRKNLFYFRRDTGERVDMLPFLPTATVKVEL, from the coding sequence ATGAAAAAAACAGTTATAATCTTACTACTTATTTTCGTTCCGGTTCTACACGCACAGTATAGAGGAATTCTGCGTGGATTTGTTGCCGACTCCACTAGCGGTGAAGTGTTGCCGTATGCAAATATCTATATTCCGGAAATAAACAGGGGCGCCTCTACCGACCACAGAGGATTCTTTATAATGGCATCTATTCCGCATGATCAGATTCTTACGGTTAAAATTTCCTATATAGGATATCAGCCTAAGGAAATTCTGATAAGAGCCGAACCCTACGGAGTAACTGATGTAAAGGTATTGCTTCAACCCGCAAGCATTCAGCTTCAGACAATAGAAAAGATTGGTGAGCGCGTCGCTAAGGAAAATGCGACCGATCTAAGTCTTCAGAAACTTGCAATCAGGGATATTGAGACTCTTCCCAAAGGAGTTGAGCTCGATATTTTCAGGGCGCTTCAGAATCTGCCCGGAGTTCAGACTGCAGGCGACGTATCTGCAAGATTTTATGTGCGCGGAAGTTCAAGTAACCAGAACCTTGTTCTGCTGGATAACGTACCGATTTACAATCCTTTTCACGCTCTCGGAATTTTCAGTGCTATCGATCCCGATATGGTCAGTACTGTTGAATTTTACAAGGGAGGATTTCCGGCAGAATATAGTTCGAGGCTTTCGTCGGTACTTAAAGTTGTAACCCGCGACGGAAACAGAAATAATATAAGCGCCAAGGGAAGTCTGAGCCTTTTAACAGCAAAAGGATTGATAGAAGGCCCCATACCAAACGGATCGTTTATTGCGAGCTTCAGGAAAAATTATTCCGACCAGATTCTTAAAAAATTCAGGAATAATAATACTATCCCGGCCGATTTCTATGATTTTTTTGCAAAGGTGAATTATTCTGACAATGAATTTCTTGAAGACTCGAAATTTACACTGAGCTTCTTTCACAGCAGCGATAAAGTTCTTAATGATAATGTAAAACGCGAGGACTTTAAGTGGTCGAATACAACACTTAATTTGAATTACTTCCAGATATCGGACTCACCCCTTCTTTATCAGGTTGAAGTTGGGATGAGTGAATTTAACGGTGAGAGAATTCCGAACGAGAGCGGAGCCAAGGGAGTTACCAATCGTATCTACGATGTTATAATGCGAATGGATTTCAGTTATGTATACGACAGCAAGGATGAATTAAGCGGCGGTTTCAAAATATCCGAAGTAAAAACCAAACTTCTGCTTGAGAATTTCCGCGGACAGATTAATAATGCCGGCTCAAACGGAACCAGCATCAGCGCATATCTGCGTTATAAGTTCCTTAGATATTCAAATTTCGGTACCGATTTCGGAACAAGGGTAAATGTTACGCGCCTAGCAGGTGGCGGACAGTCCTACTTTATGGAACCGCGTATGAGTTTAACGTACAGGTTTATTCCGGAACTTGCATTTAAATCATCCTGGGGAATTTTTATGCAGGACCTGGTAACCGTCTCGGATGAAAACGAGGTTGTAACTATTTTCGAGCCCTGGATTATTACACCGCTATATTTAAAACCCTCCAGCGCTATTCATTATATAAGCGGATTCGAATTTACACCCAATCCGTTTTTCTCAATTAATATCGAAGGTTACTATAAGATTCTTAAGAATATTTCGATTCTAAATGAGAATAAATATTTCCCGTTCGACAACGACCTGGTTGCCGGAAAAGGAGAAGCATACGGGCTTGAATTCCAGACCCGTTACATGAATACTCCGGTCAATCTCTCGGCCTCCTACTCACTGGCTTATGCATTCAAGGAAGTTGACGGGGTAAGATATTATCCACGTTACGATTCCCGTCATACTGTCAATTTATCTATGGAATACGATTTCGGAAAAGGATGGCTTGCAAGCGCAATGTGGACATATTCAAGCGGGATGCCGTTTACTCAAATCGCCGGATATTACGAAAGACTTACAATTGACGATCTTCAGTCGAGCGGTTCTTTTATCGACTCTTTTAATCCATTCATTCTTCTTTCGGAAAAAAATGTAGGAAGATTGCCGGATTATCACCGCCTGGATCTCAGTTTGTCCAAAAAGTTTCAGATAGGCGACATAAAACTATATCTTGATGTAAGTGCTTTAAATGTTTATAACAGAAAAAATCTATTTTATTTCAGAAGAGATACAGGTGAGCGGGTGGACATGCTTCCTTTCCTTCCAACCGCCACAGTTAAGGTTGAATTATGA
- a CDS encoding DUF971 domain-containing protein, protein MAAPTKIKLHKQDHLEIIWDNGKVHKFPLRFLRDESPDAGNKGETILWKHYAPPPKEKTKPEGYEIEKIETVGSYAIQITWKDGYNYGIYSWELLQRLGEYLSVKENLHQDFEHDHND, encoded by the coding sequence GTGGCGGCACCTACAAAAATAAAACTTCACAAACAGGATCATCTGGAAATTATCTGGGATAACGGGAAGGTTCACAAATTTCCGTTAAGATTTTTGAGGGATGAATCCCCCGACGCGGGCAATAAAGGCGAAACAATTCTCTGGAAACATTATGCCCCGCCGCCCAAAGAAAAAACGAAACCGGAAGGATATGAAATAGAAAAGATCGAAACGGTCGGGAGCTATGCAATTCAAATTACCTGGAAAGACGGCTACAACTACGGGATTTATTCCTGGGAATTACTTCAACGCCTCGGCGAGTATTTGAGTGTAAAAGAGAATCTTCATCAGGATTTTGAACACGATCATAACGATTGA
- a CDS encoding DUF1858 domain-containing protein, which produces MSSRKKISKEIEIEELVNLIPEAVSYLMENGIRCLRCGEPIWGSLENAAKEKGFNDEEIERFTGELNLMLYKKVN; this is translated from the coding sequence ATGAGCAGCCGGAAGAAAATAAGTAAGGAAATTGAAATTGAGGAACTGGTAAACCTGATTCCCGAAGCGGTTTCTTATCTCATGGAGAACGGAATCCGCTGTTTAAGATGCGGCGAACCAATTTGGGGAAGTCTCGAGAATGCTGCAAAGGAGAAGGGATTTAATGATGAAGAGATAGAAAGATTTACCGGCGAATTGAACTTGATGTTATATAAAAAAGTTAATTAG